From Desulfuromonas soudanensis, the proteins below share one genomic window:
- a CDS encoding GreA/GreB family elongation factor → MDKEPLRQRIIEQLAADLELFLQAARAAHEAATNAENLPDNEYETLALEASYVAQGQANRAQEIRMALESYKALELRPFGDGEPIRLGALVTLEGEDGRFRTVLIGPEAGGLKVFDGNREIIVITPSSPLGQELLGRIEGDQVTTGVGDTMRDYEIIAVG, encoded by the coding sequence ATGGATAAAGAACCCCTCCGGCAACGGATCATCGAACAGCTCGCCGCCGATCTCGAACTTTTCCTCCAGGCCGCCCGCGCTGCCCACGAAGCGGCGACCAACGCGGAAAACCTCCCCGACAACGAGTATGAAACCCTCGCCCTCGAAGCATCCTACGTCGCCCAGGGACAGGCCAATCGCGCCCAGGAGATCCGGATGGCCCTGGAAAGCTACAAGGCTCTGGAACTTCGTCCCTTCGGCGACGGGGAGCCGATCCGCCTCGGCGCCCTGGTCACTCTCGAAGGGGAGGACGGGCGATTCCGGACCGTCCTCATCGGCCCGGAAGCCGGAGGCCTGAAGGTTTTCGACGGCAACCGGGAAATCATCGTCATTACCCCCAGCTCCCCTCTCGGGCAGGAGCTCCTCGGCCGAATCGAGGGGGACCAGGTGACGACGGGGGTCGGCGATACGATGCGCGACTATGAGATCATTGCAGTGGGCTGA
- the rsgA gene encoding ribosome small subunit-dependent GTPase A: MKNTGSNPSPGREGVIVAHLGVAVEVRFDDGEQARVRVKRNSGHVVGDGVTVCDEVLHRHPRRSELRRRDTRGGVHLVGANLDVLGIVVAPIPVPPAGFLDRAIVAARSGGLLPFVVVNKCDLPGAEELLEALRNCYGTTLPIFPLSAALRQGFEPLRLYFAQGHRGAFVGTTGVGKSSLLNVLCPEIDLRVGEISEYGLGRHTTTVSTLNALEKGGELIDTPGFRDFGLVDISTDDLSLHFPGFEALGENSCRFRNCRHRSEPGCAVAELVARGTVPADRYAAYLEILNEVESDEETSRRRDWKK; this comes from the coding sequence TTGAAAAATACAGGCAGCAACCCCTCCCCGGGACGGGAAGGGGTCATCGTCGCCCACCTCGGGGTAGCGGTCGAGGTCCGCTTCGACGACGGCGAACAGGCGCGGGTGCGGGTCAAACGAAACTCCGGACACGTCGTCGGCGACGGAGTAACGGTGTGCGACGAAGTACTGCATCGCCACCCGCGGCGCAGCGAGCTGCGCCGCCGGGACACCCGGGGGGGCGTCCACCTCGTCGGCGCCAATCTCGACGTCCTCGGTATCGTCGTCGCCCCAATCCCCGTCCCGCCGGCGGGGTTTCTCGACCGGGCCATCGTCGCGGCGCGCAGCGGCGGACTTCTCCCCTTTGTCGTGGTCAACAAGTGCGACCTCCCCGGCGCCGAAGAACTGCTGGAAGCACTTCGCAACTGCTACGGAACGACCCTGCCGATTTTCCCCTTAAGCGCCGCCCTCCGCCAGGGGTTCGAACCACTGCGTCTCTATTTTGCCCAGGGGCACCGCGGCGCCTTCGTCGGGACCACCGGTGTCGGCAAAAGTTCCCTTCTCAACGTCCTCTGCCCGGAGATCGACCTGCGGGTCGGTGAGATCAGCGAATACGGCCTCGGACGCCACACCACCACCGTCTCCACCCTCAACGCCCTGGAGAAGGGAGGGGAACTGATCGACACCCCCGGCTTTCGGGATTTCGGTCTCGTCGACATCAGCACCGACGATCTCTCCCTTCACTTCCCCGGGTTCGAAGCCCTCGGCGAAAACAGCTGCCGCTTTCGCAACTGCCGGCACCGCAGCGAGCCGGGGTGCGCCGTAGCCGAACTGGTCGCCCGGGGGACGGTCCCCGCCGATCGCTACGCGGCCTACCTGGAGATCCTCAACGAAGTCGAGTCCGACGAAGAGACGAGCCGCCGTCGCGACTGGAAAAAATAA
- a CDS encoding (2Fe-2S)-binding protein codes for MITLNVNGQTHELDIPPDAPLLWVLREKLQLTGTKFGCGQSLCGACTVHVDGEATRSCVTAVSEVEGKKVVTVEGLVPRWMDPLKEAWLAEEVPQCGYCQPGQLMAAAALLVKNPEPSDAEIDAGMSGNICRCGTYPRIRKAIRRASRSAAEGRGV; via the coding sequence ATGATTACCCTCAATGTCAACGGCCAGACTCATGAGCTCGATATCCCCCCCGATGCCCCTCTCCTCTGGGTGCTGCGCGAGAAGCTGCAGCTGACCGGAACCAAGTTCGGTTGCGGTCAGTCGCTGTGCGGCGCCTGCACCGTCCACGTCGACGGCGAGGCGACCCGCTCCTGTGTCACGGCGGTGAGCGAGGTGGAAGGGAAGAAGGTGGTCACCGTCGAAGGACTGGTTCCCCGGTGGATGGATCCGCTGAAGGAGGCCTGGCTGGCCGAGGAGGTCCCCCAGTGCGGCTACTGCCAGCCCGGACAGCTGATGGCGGCGGCGGCGCTGCTGGTGAAAAATCCGGAGCCGAGCGATGCCGAAATCGATGCGGGAATGTCCGGCAACATCTGCCGCTGCGGCACCTATCCGCGGATCCGCAAGGCGATCCGCCGTGCGTCCAGGTCGGCGGCCGAGGGGAGGGGCGTATGA
- a CDS encoding xanthine dehydrogenase family protein molybdopterin-binding subunit yields the protein MSESVDIRRREFLLASAAVGGGLVLGFYLPPRGGVIAAAAAEPASVTPSAWLRIAADGTVTIIVAKSEMGQGVYTSMPMLIAEELEADWSRVRIEPAPVADVYNHTVFGVMVTGGSTSVSSSWEQLRTVGAAAKQMLIAAAAKKWEVPVSECRAREGLVSHPGSGRSLGFGALAEGAAGEPVPPVVALKDPGDFRLIGRSLPRLDSPAKVAGTAVFGIDVQRPGMLVAVVSRPPVFGARLKSFKSEAARKVSGVRSVAQIPSGVAVIAEGYWQALKGRKALEIDWEEGEGAALSSEGLREAYRALAETPGTVTRSEGDAGAALAAAPRTLVAEYDLPYLAHAAMEPLNCVVELKDDSCEIWTGTQFQTVDRNAAAKAAGLKPEQVQIHTTYLGGGFGRRANPASDFVVEAVHVARAARAPVKVIWSREDDTRGGWYRPLWYSRLQGGLDEGGTPVAWSHRIVGQSILSGTPFEQAVAAQGFDGTSVEGAMELPYAIPNIRVDLHSPTQVVPVQWWRSVGHSHTGFVVESFLDEMAHAAGHDPYRLRRRLLADHPRHRRVLDLAAEKGGWGEKLPPGKGRGLALHHSFGSYVAQVAEVAVDEKGRIRVERVVCAVDCGRVVHPDTVRAQMESGIVFGLSATLFGELTLEKGRVLESNFHDYPVLRLEETPVIEVHLVESSEKPTGVGEPGVPPVAAAVANAVFAAVGARVRRLPLLPERVLAARHRS from the coding sequence ATGAGCGAATCGGTCGATATCCGCCGCCGGGAGTTTCTTCTCGCCAGTGCCGCCGTCGGCGGCGGACTGGTCCTCGGATTCTACCTGCCGCCGCGCGGCGGGGTGATCGCCGCCGCGGCCGCCGAACCTGCCTCCGTTACGCCGAGCGCCTGGCTGCGCATCGCCGCCGACGGCACGGTGACGATCATCGTCGCCAAGTCGGAGATGGGGCAGGGGGTCTATACCTCCATGCCGATGCTCATCGCCGAGGAACTGGAGGCCGACTGGTCCCGGGTGCGCATCGAGCCGGCGCCGGTGGCGGACGTCTACAACCATACCGTCTTCGGGGTGATGGTCACCGGCGGCAGCACCAGCGTCTCTTCTTCCTGGGAGCAGCTGCGCACTGTCGGTGCGGCCGCCAAGCAGATGCTCATTGCCGCAGCTGCAAAAAAATGGGAGGTTCCCGTCTCCGAGTGCCGGGCCCGTGAGGGCCTCGTCAGTCATCCCGGCAGCGGCCGCTCCCTCGGCTTCGGGGCCCTGGCCGAAGGGGCGGCGGGCGAGCCGGTCCCCCCCGTCGTGGCTCTCAAGGATCCCGGGGATTTTCGCCTCATTGGCCGCTCCCTCCCCCGCCTCGATTCACCCGCCAAAGTTGCCGGCACCGCCGTCTTCGGCATCGACGTCCAACGACCCGGGATGCTGGTAGCGGTCGTTTCCCGCCCGCCGGTCTTCGGTGCCCGTCTCAAAAGTTTCAAGTCCGAGGCGGCCCGCAAGGTGTCGGGAGTCCGGTCGGTGGCTCAAATTCCATCGGGAGTCGCCGTCATCGCCGAAGGCTACTGGCAGGCGCTCAAGGGGCGCAAGGCTCTGGAGATCGACTGGGAGGAGGGAGAAGGCGCCGCTCTTTCCAGCGAAGGACTGCGGGAGGCGTACCGTGCCCTCGCCGAGACGCCGGGGACGGTCACCCGCAGCGAAGGGGATGCCGGTGCTGCTCTGGCCGCGGCGCCCCGCACCCTTGTCGCCGAGTACGATCTCCCCTACCTGGCCCACGCCGCCATGGAGCCCCTCAACTGCGTGGTGGAACTCAAGGACGACTCCTGCGAGATCTGGACCGGGACCCAGTTTCAGACCGTCGACCGCAACGCCGCGGCGAAGGCCGCCGGGCTCAAGCCCGAACAGGTGCAGATCCACACCACCTATCTCGGCGGCGGCTTCGGCCGTCGGGCCAATCCGGCCTCCGATTTTGTCGTCGAGGCGGTGCATGTCGCCCGGGCGGCCAGGGCGCCGGTGAAGGTCATCTGGAGCCGTGAGGACGACACCCGCGGCGGCTGGTACCGCCCCCTGTGGTACAGCCGCCTGCAGGGGGGTCTCGACGAGGGGGGGACGCCGGTCGCCTGGAGCCACCGCATCGTCGGCCAGTCGATTCTCAGCGGCACCCCCTTCGAGCAGGCGGTTGCCGCCCAGGGATTCGACGGCACTTCGGTGGAGGGGGCGATGGAACTCCCCTACGCCATCCCCAACATACGGGTCGATCTCCATTCCCCGACCCAGGTGGTGCCGGTGCAGTGGTGGCGCTCCGTCGGCCACTCCCACACCGGCTTCGTCGTCGAATCCTTCCTCGACGAAATGGCCCATGCCGCCGGGCACGACCCCTACCGCTTACGGCGCCGTCTCCTCGCCGATCACCCCCGCCATCGCCGCGTCCTCGACCTGGCGGCGGAAAAGGGGGGATGGGGAGAAAAACTCCCCCCGGGGAAAGGACGAGGTCTCGCCCTGCATCACTCTTTCGGCTCCTATGTCGCCCAGGTGGCGGAGGTTGCCGTCGATGAGAAGGGGAGGATTCGGGTCGAGCGGGTGGTCTGCGCCGTCGACTGCGGCCGGGTGGTCCATCCTGACACGGTGCGGGCGCAGATGGAGAGCGGCATCGTCTTCGGGCTTTCGGCGACCCTCTTCGGCGAGCTCACCCTGGAAAAGGGGCGGGTGCTGGAATCGAATTTCCATGACTATCCGGTGCTGCGCCTCGAGGAAACTCCGGTCATCGAGGTGCACCTCGTGGAGAGCAGCGAAAAGCCGACGGGGGTCGGCGAACCGGGAGTGCCGCCGGTGGCCGCGGCGGTGGCCAACGCCGTCTTTGCCGCTGTCGGCGCCCGGGTGCGCCGCCTCCCCCTCCTTCCGGAGCGGGTTCTGGCCGCCCGCCACAGGTCCTGA
- a CDS encoding XdhC family protein — translation MDDAKLYEEILRLKREGVSAVLALVVESSGSAPRKAGAKMLLQGDGRVFGSVGGGLLETQALEAAQEVMATGESRLFSFSLSEENGMVCGGRVVLYLEALRPPPRLIVVGAGHVGQALAAASRPAGFAVTLVDPVVGGSPPRVAGFAAADLTCPAAEVFRELPVDDSSYIVVAAPSHRDDFAAVSGALETSATYIGMLGSRRKREALRLHLQESGFSEQAIARVVTPAGLAIGAQTPGEIAVSILAQLIEIRRIHGAAGRGTYSGGGALAPDGALQGAPPLR, via the coding sequence ATGGACGATGCCAAACTCTACGAAGAAATCCTGCGACTGAAGAGGGAGGGCGTCTCCGCCGTGCTGGCTCTGGTGGTGGAGAGCAGCGGTTCGGCTCCCCGCAAGGCCGGAGCCAAGATGCTCCTGCAGGGGGATGGGCGCGTCTTCGGCAGCGTCGGCGGCGGTCTCCTCGAAACGCAGGCGCTGGAGGCGGCGCAAGAGGTCATGGCCACGGGGGAGTCCCGCCTCTTTTCCTTTTCCCTGTCCGAGGAAAACGGCATGGTCTGCGGCGGCCGGGTGGTCCTTTATCTCGAAGCCCTGCGCCCCCCTCCCCGGTTGATCGTTGTCGGCGCCGGACATGTCGGCCAGGCGCTGGCTGCTGCCTCCCGACCTGCGGGATTTGCCGTAACCCTGGTCGATCCCGTCGTCGGCGGCAGCCCCCCCCGGGTGGCGGGGTTTGCCGCCGCCGATCTCACCTGCCCGGCGGCGGAAGTCTTTCGGGAACTGCCCGTCGACGACAGCAGCTATATCGTCGTCGCCGCCCCGAGCCATCGGGACGATTTTGCCGCAGTGAGCGGCGCTCTCGAAACCTCGGCCACCTACATCGGCATGCTCGGCAGCCGCCGAAAACGGGAGGCGTTGCGCCTCCATCTCCAGGAGTCGGGATTTTCGGAGCAGGCCATCGCGCGGGTCGTGACCCCGGCTGGCCTGGCGATCGGCGCCCAGACCCCCGGGGAGATCGCCGTCAGTATTCTCGCCCAACTCATCGAGATCAGGAGGATCCATGGCGCAGCCGGTCGCGGCACTTATTCCGGCGGCGGGGCGCTCGCGCCGGATGGGGCGCTGCAAGGCGCTCCTCCCCTTCGGTGA
- a CDS encoding nucleotidyltransferase family protein produces MAQPVAALIPAAGRSRRMGRCKALLPFGDRCAIERVVATLQAAGIEEILVVLGPTGGETARVLAPTAVRIVWNTNPDSDMASSVRLGLEHLSPGAGGVMVFLADHPLVGVATVKALLGAHSLSPETIHIPCLGGKKGHPVLFPRAVLSEIRTLSTLRDVCRKDPARVDLLPVDDPAILHDLDTPEAYLRALAWWQAADGGAPP; encoded by the coding sequence ATGGCGCAGCCGGTCGCGGCACTTATTCCGGCGGCGGGGCGCTCGCGCCGGATGGGGCGCTGCAAGGCGCTCCTCCCCTTCGGTGACCGATGCGCCATCGAGCGGGTCGTCGCCACCCTTCAGGCCGCTGGCATCGAGGAAATTCTCGTCGTTCTCGGACCGACGGGGGGAGAAACGGCCCGGGTCCTTGCCCCGACCGCGGTGAGGATTGTCTGGAATACGAATCCCGACAGCGACATGGCCTCTTCGGTGCGACTCGGCCTGGAGCACCTGAGCCCCGGCGCCGGCGGGGTGATGGTCTTTCTCGCCGATCACCCACTGGTCGGTGTCGCCACCGTGAAAGCCCTCCTTGGGGCCCATTCCCTTTCGCCGGAAACGATTCACATCCCCTGCCTGGGCGGTAAAAAAGGACATCCCGTTCTTTTCCCCCGCGCTGTCCTCTCCGAAATCCGCACCCTGTCCACCCTGCGTGACGTCTGCCGAAAGGACCCCGCGCGGGTCGATCTTCTCCCCGTCGACGACCCTGCTATTCTCCATGATCTCGATACCCCGGAGGCTTACCTCCGGGCCCTCGCCTGGTGGCAGGCTGCGGACGGCGGCGCTCCCCCCTGA
- a CDS encoding class I SAM-dependent methyltransferase, translating to METIRNEIRKHFPRAGEARRLFHGRGHSFEGYSDLTIDAYPPLIMVILYRERRQVWLDELTALLRAELPQEPETILLQERFLHGAPSRLLHGTLPVELEAVEEGLRFRLRLGDSQNVGFFPDMAAGRALVRQLGVNKRVLNLFAYSCGFSLAALAGGAAHVVNLDMNRGALELGKLNHRINGFDPRRAHFLPLELFRSFGKLRKLGPFDLVICDPPASQGESFTAERHWPKLIRRLPELLAPGGQVLACLNGPHLPADFLTLLFSEILPEARILGSLEPGPDFPEAEPGKGVILLHYALP from the coding sequence ATGGAAACCATCCGCAACGAAATCCGCAAACATTTCCCCAGGGCGGGGGAGGCGCGCCGCCTCTTCCACGGCCGGGGGCACTCTTTCGAGGGTTACAGCGACCTGACCATCGACGCCTATCCGCCGCTGATCATGGTGATTCTTTACCGTGAGCGCCGGCAGGTCTGGCTCGATGAACTGACGGCCCTGCTGCGCGCCGAGCTCCCGCAGGAGCCGGAGACCATCCTCCTGCAGGAGCGCTTTCTGCACGGGGCTCCGAGCCGCCTCCTGCACGGGACCCTGCCGGTCGAACTCGAGGCCGTGGAAGAGGGGCTGCGCTTCCGCCTGCGCCTCGGCGACTCCCAGAACGTCGGCTTCTTCCCCGACATGGCCGCCGGACGGGCCCTCGTTCGTCAACTGGGGGTGAACAAACGGGTGCTCAACCTCTTCGCCTACAGCTGCGGTTTTTCTCTGGCGGCCCTGGCCGGAGGCGCCGCCCATGTGGTCAATCTCGACATGAACCGGGGGGCGCTGGAACTCGGCAAACTCAACCACCGCATCAACGGTTTCGACCCGCGACGTGCCCATTTTCTTCCCCTCGAGCTCTTCCGCAGCTTCGGCAAGCTGCGAAAACTCGGTCCCTTCGATCTGGTGATCTGCGACCCGCCAGCCAGCCAGGGAGAGAGCTTCACCGCCGAACGCCACTGGCCGAAACTGATCCGGCGTCTCCCCGAACTTCTGGCTCCCGGAGGTCAAGTTCTCGCCTGCCTCAACGGACCCCATCTCCCTGCGGATTTTCTCACCCTCCTTTTCTCGGAAATCCTCCCCGAAGCCCGAATCCTCGGCTCCCTGGAGCCGGGCCCCGACTTCCCGGAAGCCGAACCGGGCAAAGGGGTCATCCTCCTTCACTACGCCCTCCCCTGA
- a CDS encoding rhomboid family intramembrane serine protease → MTAAGESAILDSMETRDDMDDGGERSWLGIPRDLGGGSAADDLSPEAARRWGQVLAARRIPCRTEPSPCGFRLLVPPALHAAALEELRLFEEENRNWPPPEPPTKGRGGSPFAPLSVLILLATFHNLTLLDLHLFGFSSPDWGALGNAHAGQILAGQWWRPLTALTLHSDGVHLLGNIALGAPFIVLLCRDLGSGLAWTLILSSGALGNLANALLQLPDHRAVGASTAVFGAIGLIAALSLRRRKHQVSWRPLLPVAAALALLALLGTGGEGTDLGAHLFGLVSGFFLGLLSARPLDRRGRPGPWGNRLLALASALAVLSSWVGALLLG, encoded by the coding sequence ATGACGGCAGCCGGGGAATCTGCGATCCTTGACTCCATGGAGACCAGGGATGACATGGACGATGGGGGGGAGAGGTCCTGGCTGGGTATTCCCAGGGACTTGGGCGGCGGCAGCGCCGCTGACGACCTGTCGCCGGAGGCGGCTCGGCGCTGGGGGCAGGTTCTGGCGGCGCGCCGTATCCCCTGCCGCACCGAGCCGAGTCCCTGCGGCTTTCGGCTCCTGGTGCCGCCAGCCCTGCACGCTGCCGCCCTTGAGGAGCTGCGTCTCTTCGAGGAGGAAAACCGTAACTGGCCCCCTCCCGAGCCTCCGACCAAGGGGCGTGGGGGGAGCCCCTTTGCCCCCCTCTCCGTCCTGATCCTGCTGGCGACCTTCCATAACCTCACCCTCCTCGATCTGCACCTCTTCGGCTTCTCGTCCCCCGACTGGGGGGCGCTCGGCAATGCCCACGCCGGCCAAATCCTCGCCGGCCAGTGGTGGCGGCCCCTGACCGCCCTCACGCTCCATTCCGACGGGGTGCACCTTCTCGGCAATATCGCTCTCGGCGCCCCCTTTATCGTTCTTCTCTGCCGCGACCTCGGCTCGGGCCTCGCCTGGACCCTGATTCTTTCCTCCGGTGCTCTCGGCAATCTGGCCAATGCCCTCCTGCAGCTCCCGGATCACCGCGCCGTCGGTGCTTCGACGGCGGTCTTCGGAGCGATCGGGCTTATCGCCGCCCTCTCTTTGCGCCGCCGGAAACACCAGGTTTCGTGGCGCCCTCTCCTCCCCGTCGCCGCCGCCCTGGCGCTCCTTGCCCTGCTGGGGACCGGCGGCGAGGGGACCGATCTCGGAGCCCACCTCTTCGGCCTTGTCAGCGGGTTTTTTCTTGGCCTGCTCAGTGCCCGCCCACTTGACCGTCGCGGGCGTCCCGGCCCCTGGGGGAATCGGCTGCTGGCTCTGGCCAGCGCCCTGGCGGTTCTCTCTTCCTGGGTGGGGGCTCTGCTGCTGGGGTGA
- a CDS encoding sensor domain-containing protein: MREREDGLIAGGDGYRELYLQTPVMMHSIDSTGRLLEVSDFWLEVLGYEREEVLGTKLTLYLSENSRRLAEDTFLPQFFRVGFVKDVPYQMVKKNGEVIDVLVSAVSERDRLGNIRRSMAGILDVTERKKTEEEIYRLAHYDQLTGQPNRFLLRDRLHQALAQGIRDGEEVAVFFLDLDRFKWVNDTLGHAAGDALLQVVARRLTECVRAIDTVARIGGDEFVVILYGILSSDDLAVFASRILESLSRPTCLEGKEFIASASIGIAICPVDGEDEDTLLRNADTAMYAAKEVGGNSYQFFSTEMAARAQAKLGIESSLRRAFNHQEFFLVYQPQFDLRTRKISGFEALLRWAHPTEGTIGPSRFIPVAEETGLIIPLGAWVLQTACRQAMAWRKAGFPRMRMAVNISARQFARPDFIDLVEGVLKETGLEPELLEIELTETTVMESIEEAITTLTDLKIRKVNLAIDDFGTGYSSLIYLKHFPFDRIKIAQEFVRNIPGDPEDRAIVEAILVMGRSLKLAVIAEGVEKKEQLDFLTKRHCHEMQGYYFGRPACAGEIPGRIISGGLH, translated from the coding sequence ATGAGGGAGCGGGAGGACGGACTGATCGCCGGGGGGGACGGCTACCGCGAACTGTACCTGCAGACGCCGGTGATGATGCACTCCATCGACAGCACCGGACGCCTGCTGGAAGTCAGCGACTTCTGGCTCGAGGTTCTCGGGTATGAGCGCGAAGAGGTCCTCGGGACCAAACTGACCCTTTATCTCAGTGAAAATTCCCGGCGTCTGGCCGAAGATACCTTTCTCCCCCAGTTTTTCAGGGTCGGTTTCGTCAAGGACGTCCCCTACCAGATGGTCAAGAAGAACGGCGAGGTGATCGATGTCCTCGTCTCCGCCGTATCCGAGCGGGACCGTCTGGGGAACATCCGCCGCAGCATGGCGGGAATTCTCGACGTGACCGAACGCAAGAAGACGGAGGAGGAGATCTATCGCCTCGCCCATTACGACCAGCTGACCGGGCAGCCGAACCGATTTCTGCTCCGCGACCGCCTGCATCAGGCCCTGGCTCAGGGAATCCGCGACGGGGAGGAGGTGGCGGTCTTCTTCCTCGATCTCGACCGATTCAAATGGGTCAACGACACCCTGGGTCACGCGGCGGGGGACGCCCTCCTGCAGGTCGTGGCCCGCAGGCTGACCGAATGCGTACGGGCGATCGACACCGTGGCGCGCATCGGCGGGGACGAATTCGTGGTGATTCTCTACGGAATTCTCTCCAGCGACGATCTGGCGGTCTTTGCCTCGCGGATTCTCGAGTCCCTTTCCCGACCCACCTGTCTTGAAGGGAAGGAGTTCATCGCTTCGGCCAGTATCGGCATCGCCATCTGCCCTGTCGACGGCGAGGACGAGGACACACTGCTGCGCAATGCCGATACGGCGATGTACGCCGCCAAGGAAGTCGGAGGGAACAGTTACCAGTTCTTCTCCACGGAGATGGCCGCCCGGGCCCAGGCCAAGCTCGGCATCGAATCGAGTCTGCGCCGGGCCTTCAACCACCAGGAGTTCTTCCTCGTCTACCAGCCCCAGTTCGATCTGCGCACCCGGAAAATCTCCGGGTTCGAGGCTCTCCTTCGCTGGGCCCATCCGACCGAGGGGACGATAGGGCCGTCCCGTTTCATCCCCGTGGCCGAGGAGACGGGGCTGATTATCCCCCTCGGCGCCTGGGTGCTGCAGACGGCCTGCCGCCAGGCGATGGCATGGCGTAAGGCCGGGTTCCCCCGCATGCGCATGGCGGTGAATATTTCCGCCCGCCAGTTCGCTCGTCCCGACTTCATCGATCTGGTGGAAGGGGTTCTCAAGGAGACGGGCCTTGAACCGGAATTGCTCGAGATCGAACTCACCGAGACCACGGTCATGGAAAGTATTGAAGAGGCGATCACCACCCTCACCGACCTGAAGATCCGCAAGGTCAATCTGGCCATCGACGATTTCGGCACCGGCTATTCGTCCCTGATTTATCTCAAGCACTTCCCCTTTGACCGCATAAAGATCGCCCAGGAGTTCGTTCGCAACATCCCCGGGGATCCGGAAGACAGGGCGATCGTCGAGGCGATTCTGGTGATGGGGCGCAGCCTGAAGCTTGCGGTGATTGCCGAAGGGGTGGAGAAGAAGGAGCAGCTCGATTTCCTGACCAAACGCCACTGTCACGAGATGCAGGGATATTATTTCGGACGCCCCGCCTGCGCCGGCGAGATTCCCGGTCGGATCATTTCTGGCGGGCTGCACTAG
- a CDS encoding class I SAM-dependent methyltransferase yields MYDFSRCKICAATSAIPVYALRDVRIYVCPACGFHYADYLDGAPLETVPGEGALTEGGRNYMDSRLDENQVQNLSRLNLIRRYCPLAEARCLDVGAGVGTFLDLLGRQGAQGHGIEPSALRREFAGGKYGILLNREPVDKPFWQEGFAGFFDLATLWDVIEHVDFPRETLAAVWRLLRPGGMLFLDTPSREALDYRIGEISYRLSGGQCPLFLETIYARLPYGHKQIFTAGELVELLKGLGFEILQLDSRHEPPAPSIFHRLRPGKGIVVVARKPEN; encoded by the coding sequence ATGTACGATTTCAGCCGATGCAAAATCTGCGCAGCCACCTCAGCGATCCCTGTGTATGCGCTGCGGGACGTCAGGATCTACGTCTGTCCGGCGTGTGGTTTTCACTATGCCGACTATCTCGACGGCGCTCCCCTGGAGACGGTTCCGGGTGAGGGGGCCCTGACCGAGGGGGGACGGAACTATATGGACAGCCGTTTAGATGAAAACCAGGTGCAAAACCTCAGCCGCCTGAATTTGATCAGACGATATTGCCCCCTGGCCGAGGCCCGATGTCTCGATGTTGGAGCCGGGGTGGGAACCTTCCTCGATCTCCTCGGCCGGCAAGGAGCCCAGGGCCACGGCATTGAGCCGAGCGCTCTGCGGCGGGAATTCGCTGGCGGGAAATACGGTATTTTGCTGAATCGGGAGCCGGTTGATAAACCCTTCTGGCAGGAAGGCTTTGCCGGCTTTTTCGATCTGGCGACCCTCTGGGACGTCATCGAGCATGTCGACTTCCCTCGGGAAACCCTCGCAGCCGTCTGGCGCCTTCTGCGTCCCGGCGGGATGCTGTTCCTCGATACCCCGTCGCGGGAGGCCCTCGATTATCGCATCGGCGAAATTTCTTACCGGCTCAGCGGCGGACAATGCCCCCTCTTTCTCGAGACGATTTACGCCCGTCTTCCCTACGGTCACAAACAGATCTTCACCGCAGGAGAACTGGTCGAACTTCTGAAGGGTCTCGGTTTCGAGATTCTGCAACTCGACAGCCGCCACGAGCCCCCCGCCCCCTCTATTTTCCATCGTCTGCGCCCCGGAAAAGGGATCGTGGTCGTGGCCCGCAAGCCGGAAAACTGA